A window of the Paenibacillus woosongensis genome harbors these coding sequences:
- the ftsA gene encoding cell division protein FtsA, whose amino-acid sequence MSNNDIIVSLDIGTSKVRAIIGEISNGTFNIIGVGSADSEGIRKGAIVDIDQTVQSIRSAVDHAERMVGIQISEVYVGISGNHIGLQTSHGVVAVQNEDREIGEDDIDRVLKAAEVIALPPEREIIDVVAKQYIVDGLEGIQDPRGMIGVRLEVEATIITGAKTAIHNLLRCVEKSGLKVSDLVLLSLGAGQLALSKDEKTMGSVLVDIGAGSTTIAVFESGTITATSTLPIGGEFITNDIAYGLRTLTDQAEKVKLKYGCASIEDSAADVTFKVTRIGSNVDKEFTQEDLAAIAEPRVQEIFQMIRQEVKRLGYNELPGGYILTGGTVSMPGLLKVAQEELAASVRVAVPDYIGVRDPGYTGGVGILYKVIKNIRVRNTGNGAKKTTNRNKPVTTQESASKPGIMERLKSLFSEFI is encoded by the coding sequence TTGAGCAACAATGACATCATTGTTAGTTTGGACATCGGTACATCCAAAGTTCGTGCTATTATTGGGGAAATTAGTAATGGAACCTTTAATATTATTGGAGTTGGATCGGCCGACTCGGAAGGAATTCGTAAAGGCGCGATTGTAGATATTGACCAAACCGTACAATCGATCCGCAGCGCTGTTGATCATGCGGAACGGATGGTAGGTATTCAAATATCGGAAGTATACGTCGGCATTTCGGGAAATCATATCGGACTCCAGACGAGCCACGGGGTGGTAGCCGTACAGAACGAAGACCGCGAAATCGGTGAAGACGACATCGACCGTGTGTTGAAAGCAGCGGAAGTGATTGCGCTGCCTCCGGAGCGGGAAATTATTGATGTGGTCGCCAAGCAATACATTGTGGACGGCCTTGAAGGGATACAAGACCCCCGCGGCATGATCGGGGTTCGTCTGGAGGTCGAAGCAACGATAATTACCGGCGCAAAGACAGCGATACATAATTTGCTTCGTTGCGTGGAGAAGTCCGGGCTGAAAGTAAGCGATTTGGTATTGCTGTCCCTTGGAGCAGGCCAGCTTGCATTATCCAAGGATGAGAAGACGATGGGCTCTGTGCTGGTAGACATCGGCGCGGGATCCACGACGATTGCAGTATTCGAGAGCGGGACAATTACAGCGACATCTACGCTTCCGATAGGGGGAGAATTTATAACGAATGACATTGCTTACGGCCTTCGCACGTTAACGGACCAAGCGGAGAAGGTGAAGCTCAAGTACGGCTGCGCCTCTATCGAGGATTCGGCGGCGGACGTAACCTTCAAGGTTACGAGAATCGGCAGCAATGTAGACAAGGAATTTACCCAAGAGGATTTGGCTGCCATTGCCGAGCCACGCGTTCAGGAAATATTTCAAATGATCCGGCAGGAAGTCAAACGGCTCGGTTACAACGAGCTCCCCGGAGGTTATATACTTACGGGAGGAACCGTGTCTATGCCCGGGCTTCTCAAAGTTGCTCAGGAGGAACTGGCTGCTTCCGTGAGGGTCGCTGTACCGGATTATATCGGTGTCCGTGATCCTGGATACACGGGAGGCGTTGGCATATTATACAAGGTTATCAAAAATATCCGCGTCCGGAATACCGGCAACGGTGCAAAGAAGACAACCAATCGGAATAAACCGGTAACTACCCAGGAGAGCGCGAGCAAACCAGGGATCATGGAACGTCTGAAGAGTCTATTCAGTGAATTCATTTAA